The window ACGTTTACCAGACAAGGGTAGCTGATAAGAAAATTGAAGCGGGTAACAGACGAGCAGTAGCAGACTATTTCTTACAAAAAAAAGCAGACGGTCTGGTTAACCTTCTAGGTAGTACGGAGAAAGTCTACGCAAAAACCATAGAACGTGCAAGAATAGTCTCAGAGGGCAGAAAGCCCTCCGTCGAACAAACAGAAGAAGCAGTTGAAGCGCTATCTGAATTTGAGCGTGCTATCCGGATAAACCGGGTGTTTCTTGATCAGGAGGCAAATAAAAATGCGAAGCATATGCTCGATATGTGCCGAAGACATATTTTACATTCATCTTATAATCAGTTACCCAGTTACAGCCAAAACCCAGACGCTGAGGAATGGGAAGAGGTAAAACAGACATTTATTGATTTCAGAAGTTCCGTGAATTCAATTATTAATGAATCAATTATTGACTTTGATCAAGAACAAGAAACTGAGCAGAGCAAAGACACTGGAGGATAGGAGAGAATTTATTACTTGCCTACCATCCTCTTTGGCCATCTCTCCGTCATCTATTTACTCCCACTGGCGTGTGAACAGTTTATCACATGAGTCAAGCCACACTCGGCAGTGGCTCATACCGGAACTCGAACCTCTTCTCCGGGTACTACCTTGACGAGCGTGTCGACGACCTCGACGACTGGGAGTCCGACGACTTGGGGAACTACCTGGAGACGAAGGAGCGCGCTGAGGAGCTCGACGCGAAGATCGAACAGACGGACGCGCTGATCGACAAGATCGTGTATGAGCTGTACGGGCTGACCGACGAGGAGATCGAGATCGTCGAAGAGGCGGTCAGGGAGTAGGCGGTTTTCCGGGGGTTTCGTTGATCGACCGCGGAGGCGGTGGGGTATCTTAGAATCTGTGGCCTTAGCCACACCCCTAACCGCCAACCGACCCCCCGGCGTCGGTTCGGCGTCGACGAGGTGCTCGTCGAGTCCGAATCCGCACTTGTGTTGCGGTCGAGATCGTCACGAGCCCGCCGGTCGGGAGGGTCGATCGCGGCGAAAACCGTCGCAAAAAGAGGATCAGCGTAGTGTTGCCACTCACGAGGTGCCGTACTATCGGAGCGTCTGGCCTCTCCCCCACGCGCCCCGCACCGGCCGGATTTTCGGTTCCCACGTCGTCACAGTAGTGCGTCACCGCTTCCTCAAGCCGCCCCGGGTCGCGACCGGCGTCGCTCATGGCTCGAAATACGGACTCGCGGGGGTCCCGTGAACGGGACCACGCGAGGGAACGAACGAAGTGAGTGGACTCGCGGGGAAGGTTATGTACGGGTTTGCTGTGTCTTCTCTGTAACTTATCGGCCGTAGTGTCGATGGTAGCGTTCATGACTGACTGGGGATCTCGTCCTTCCGGACGGACATCTTCTCGCGGTTCGTTCGAACGTCGTAGTGGCGATACAGCACCTTCAGCGAGACGTTCATGCGCTCGCTGACGGCGTCGGGGTCGGTGCCGAGGCGCAGGTGTTCGGAGATCGCGGACCGGCGCCACGCGTGAGGGCCGCGTTTGACATCGCAGTAGCCGGGGTGTCGCGTCCCCTGGCACTCCTCGATGTCGCGATCGATCGGACACTCCCCGGTCATCTCGCAGGTCCGCGTGAGCCGGTAGCAGTTGTCCGTAATCGTCGTCTTGTGAATCCGACCGTTCCGAGTCGTTAGCAGCGGCTCGCGGCCGTGCTCGTCGGTCTTGTCGATCCGGCGGTCCGTGACGTAGTCCGCGACGATCTGGTACCACGTCGGACCGAGGTAGACCATCCGCTCGCCGTCGTTCCCGTTCTTGAGCTTCGTGCCCTCGTCCGGCCGGTGCCGGATGTCGATCGCGTCCTCCTCCGGTCGGAGGTCGCCCACGTCGAGGGAGTGCAGCGACCCGCGCCGCATCCCGGTGCGCCACAGGAGCGCGGCGAGCGCGTGATCGCGGCTCGCGTAGTCGTGCCGGTCCAGATACGCGAGGATCCGCTTCACGCGGTCCGGCTCGATCACCGTGTCCGAGGCCTCCGCGCCGTCGGGTAGCTCGGGTGCCTGAAGCTTCTCGGCGAGGCCCTCCCGGACGGCGTCCGTGTTGGCCGCCCACCGGAGGAACACGCGGATCGTCGAGAGCTGCTTTTGCAAGGTGATCGGCGCGATCTGGTCGCGGCGCCACGCGACGAAGTCCGACAGGTCGCGGCCCGTCAGGTCGTTGAGGTCGTCGATGCCGGCCTCTTCGCACCAATCGAGCCAGACGCCCATCCGGTGAACCGCGTTGTCGTAGGTCGCGTCCCGCCACCTCGGCGCCCGGTGTGCGAGGAAGCGGTCGGCGCCGTCCTCCGGCTCCATCGGGATCAGGTCGTTGTTCACGCCTCACCTCCGAGCTGGCTCTGGTCGTCGGCGAGTCGACGGCCGCGTTCGGGCTCGATTTCGCGAAAGTCGTCGGCCCAGTCCTCCATCTCGGCGCGCAGCTCGGCGACGCGCTGGGTCAGGATCTCCAGCGTCGGCGCCGTCACCTTCGTCGTGATCTTGTCCCGGTCGTTGGTGCCGGTTCCGCGAGTGATCACGACCTTCGTCTCGAACAGCTCCTCGTCGTCGCTCACGGCGTGACCGCCCCCGTTGCGACGGTGTGACCGTCTTCCTTGCGGTCGTGGGCGTCGACGGCGCGATCGGCGGCCGCTTCCGAGGGTGCGATCCCCTCGAAGCAGCAATCGCGACAGACGACGTGAACTCGGGTCATGCAACCACCTCGCCGGTCTTGAACTCGGTGCCTGAGATCCCGGCCTGCCGGCGCGCCATGTCGACGAGCGCCGCGTCCGTCGCGGTCACGTCGGCCTCGACGTCCTCGGTGTGCGTCCCGCGGTCGGACCGCAGTTTGACGGTCGCGGACCGGCTCATCTCCGGCCCTCCACCGCCTGCCTGACAGTCGCGCCGTCGACGCGGCCCGCGAGCACGTCCCGAGCGTCGAAGTGCGACGCCGCTCTTCTGTCGCCGGATTTTTGACCCGCGCTCTCCTCGTTCTGGCCGGGGCTGCTGGGGATCTCAGTGGAATGGGACATTAAGCGGCCCCCTCATCGACTTCGATTTCTACGAACGACTCGCCGCCGATAGCGCCGCGGTTACGCGGATCGCACTCCGAGGGGTCGTTCGCGAACTGTTCGACGTAGAGATCGAGCGCTTCCCGAACGACCTCCGAGGGCGTCACCGGATCACCGGGGCGCGACAATTCAAACGCGATCTGGTTAACCTCCATTTTCCGGCGATCTGAAAGCTGTACGTTTATTCGAGTCCGCTGTTGGCCGCCTTGGTTGGCTTGTGCCATGCAAGACCTCCGTAACACTGTATTACAATAAAACTGGTGTATAGTGATTCAATAACACATATTCATAACACCAATATTACGGTGTTACAGTCTCACCTGAATACATGGGACAGACAAGCCTCCGGCTTGATGACGAGTTAGAGGCTCAAATCGAGTCCGAGCTATCCTACGGGGACAGTAAGAGCGAGTGGATCCGGCACGCAATCAAAATGCGCCAACAAGTTGATCCCATCCTAGACGAGGCCTACGAGTCTTACCAGCGGGAGGAGCGGCTTGAACTCGTCGAGGCGGCCGTGCGGAAGGAGGTCGATCGGCGAAAGCGCGAAGTCGGCAACGGCAACGGAGGGGGCGGTCGGTGACCCTCACCGAAGCCTATCGCGAGGATCTCCGCGAGTTGGTCGACCTCCTCGGCGAGCGCGGCGTCTTCCGCCCCGGTGAGCGCGAGGCGTGGATGGAGGGAGTCGAGGAGGCAGACCACTACTCGACGCTGAAGTACACGAACGAGTCGCTGCTAGAGGCGATGAGCGAGCGCGACGGCGTCGACGAAGTGATCACCGAGCATACCAACCCCGAAACGAAGCAGTTTGTGTGATATATCTTGACCGAAAGTATCTGGGAAAATTACCATTCTACCCAGATTCTCCTTTCATCGAAGAGGAATATTATTTTGTGGTGATGAAGAACTCACGTCTGACCAAATATACGGAGGGCGTTACTGAAGGCTCAAGATACAAACCTAAATGGTTGTCAGATGTAGTCTACGTCTCGGTTTGGATGTACTTTTTACACCATATTTCACTTATACTTTACTCGACAGAAATTGCTTCATTCACGATTGCAGTGTGGCTCGCAAATACTGGATCACTCTATTATGCCATTTTTGTGGGTGTAATCGGTGCTATAGTAACATCAAAGATTTCTCAGATACAAACAGTGGTGAAATCTCTTAGTATCGCCGATTCGAAAGTTCAAGAGCACAAAAGAGAGCGAGAGGACGAAAAAAGACGAAAGAGACGAATGAGGTGATCTTGCCTCTGATTACTCTCTCTGCTATGGTTCTCCAGAACGCCGAGAGCGCCGCGTGAGCGGCGCGCGTCTACTCCGAGGGTCTGACTGCATCCGTGAGCGGCGCGACTCGCGTCGACGCCAGCCACGCCCCCGTCTGCACCTCTCGTAGCTCTTGCCCCTCTCGCCCGCCCGGCCGCTTGTCCATCGTCACCGCGTGGTCGGCGTCGACGGCCGGCGGGTGGTCGGGCGCGACCTCCCAGCTCGCGAGACAGACGAATGGGTACCGCATCACTCCCCCCGCTCCTCGATCCGCTTCACGATCGGGTAGACGAAGCGCGTCCAGAGTTCATCGAGCGGCGTCGGGAGCACGGTCGCATGCTCGATCGCGTCGTCGATGGAGACGAGCCAGCCGAGCCCGCCGAACGCCAACGACACGAGCGTCAGCGCCGCGCCGATCGTCGGGTAGTAGGGCCAGATCGAGGCGAACGCGAAGATCGCGCCGCCGCCGGCGACGAGCTGCATCAGCATCCCGAGGTACATGTGGTGCGGCGCGAACACGGCGCCGTCCGGCTCGTCCTCGGGGTCGAACAGGTCACTCATCGGTCGCGCCCTCCTCGACGCCCTCGCTCGCCGCTTCGAGCGCCTCGGTCTCCTCCATCCCCGGCGGGGGCTTGTAGGGCAGCTTCGAGGCGACCACGCGGCCGAACCCCTGCAACCGCTCGCCAGCGTATCCGCCCGGCGTGAACGTGCCGGCGATGTAGGCGATCAGGACGGCCGCGGCCGCCGGGAGGTTCCCGCCGACCGAGCCGCCGATAGCGTCGATCACAGCAGGCCCTCCTCTTCAAGCGCCTCCTCGTGCTTCGAGACCTTCGGCACGAGACCGTTCCACTCGTCGATGTTGTCGGCGCCGTAGAGCGCCCGCTCGTGCCGCTTCACGGCCCGGTACATCCCGAACGCCGACCCGGCCGTGACGATCGCGGCCGTCGCCGTCACCGTCGCCGCCGCCGGAACGAGGATCCCGCCCGTCACGCCGGGACCACCCCGCCGACCACCGACCAGAGCGGCCGCGTGTAGGTGTAGGCGACCCCGGCGAGCACGACCGAGCCGAGGCCCCACGCCCAGAGCGGCACGACCTCCCAGATCCGATCGAGCACCGAGAGGCCCGCGTCGGCCGCTGCGTCGGCGGCGTCGTCGACGTTGTCGGAGTGGGCCTCGGTCCACGTGAGTCCGCCCACGTCGGGCGTCGCGGTCGGGTCCTCGTCGACGTCGGCGCCGGTCGCGTCGGTCGCGGGCGCCGTGCCGGCGACGTTCCCCGTGTCCACGTCGATCGTGGAGCCCTCACCGGCGCTCGTGAGTTCCTCGCCGTCGAGGCGGCCGCTGCGGCGCTCGAACTCCTCCGGGAGCCGGGTGAGGCGCTCCCACGCCGTCATCTCTTCCCACTCCGCATCGGTCCAGGGCTCGCTCTCGCTCATCCGTTCGACTCCATGTAGTAGAGCGCGCCGCCGCCAGCCGCGAGCAGCGCGACACCCCCGAGCACCGGCGTCAGCCCACCGCCGTCGGACGACCCGCCGAGCTGGTCGGGGACGGGTAGCGACTCCATCAGCGCGCCCATGTCCTCCTCGAAGGCCGCCCGCTGCTCGGCGAGCGCGTTGTTGATCTGTTCCTCCACACCGGCGTTCGGGTCCTCCTGAGCCTGCGCCCATTCGTCATCCTCGGGGTCGACGCGCCCGCCGCCGGTGACGTCGGATGCATCGCCGCTGTCGCTCTCCCAGTTAGTCGGGTCCTGTCGCGGGTCGTTGAGGTAGTCGTCGGCCTCGGACGAATCCTGCACGTTATCGCTGCTGTCGTCGTCACCCCACCCGCTACCGCCGCTGTCATCGTCCACGGTCCCGCCGCCGGTCACGTCCTCGGAGTCGCCGCTGTCGCTGTCCCAATTGTCCGGGTCCTGACGCGGGTCGTTCAGATAGTCGTCCGAATCCGAGGAGTCCGTCACCGTCGACGTGCTCCCGCCGTCGTCGTCACTGCTGTCGTCGTCTCCCCACCCACTCCCGCCGCTGTCGTCGTCCACGGTCCCGCCGCCGGTCACGTCCTCGGAGTCCCCGCTGTCGCTCTCCCAGTTGTCCGAATCGGTTCGTGGGTCCGAATACTCGTAATCGCTGCTGTCCGTGACTGTCGAACCGCTCGACGTCCCGCCGCCGTCGTCGTCGTCATCACTCCCCCAGTCCGTGCTCCCGAAGTCGTCCGGGTCGTCGCTCACGTCGTAACTGCTCCCGCTGTCGTCATCGTCGTCCATCGCATCCGCGAGGTTGACGGTTCCGCCGTCGATCACCATCTCAGGCCACCCCCGCGCTGCCGCTGTTCAGACCGCCCGGTTCACCGCCGATCGTGGTTGTGTCTTTTTCGTACATCTTACTGTGTTACGTCCTCGGCGGTCAGAACCTCCCAGATCACCGCGAGCGCCGTCTCGGTGTCACCCGAATCATAGGCGTCTCGGTCTGCTCTGTTGTATATCATCGTGTCTAAATCAGGCACTCAGGTCATAATCGACGTAATCGATCGTGTCGTCCGGACCACCGTCTCCGTTTCCGTTGGTCGATCGGATTATGACCTCGACCACTTCCCCCGCCTCGGTGTTCATCGAGACGGAACCACTCTTTATCTCAAACGTATCATCGGCGGTGAATATCACACCGTCCTGTGATACGCTGTTGTAGCTTTCCAGCCGTATACCGGCTCCGGGGTGGTTGTCGGGGTATCCACCGTCAGACCGGCCACGAGCGTCGTAGGTGGCACTTATCTGACTCCCGTCCGAGAGGACGTTAAACGTCTTGAATGTCTGTGATCCGTCGATGTAATCCCCTCCGGGGACCTGATCGCTGTAATTCTTTTTCGGGCCAAATGCGGCGGCAGCAGCCTCGGAGTCGGTGTACCGGCTGTGCGTGTCGCTCTCAGGGTTGTAGTCGGTCGCCTCGAACAGCCCGGTAACGTCTCCCGTCCGGCCGTTCACCGACTGAAGCGGCGCGAGGTCGGACACGCGGCCGTCGCTCCGGTGGTCGCCCTCGGTCACGTCCGACAGATCCGTGTGCGACCCGCTGCCGGCGACCGCCGCGTGAGTGAAGTGCGTGTCTTCACCGACCCCCGAAAGTTGCGAGTGGTCCGTAACGGTCTGCTCTGTCCACTCTGTACCGGTGTAGACGTAAGCGGCATCTTCATCGAGGTGATACAGGCTCTCCCCCTCCTCCGCGTCGGACGGGTAGAAGGTCTCTACGTAGTCGTATCCGCCGCCACCGCCCGATGAGATGGACGTCATGGGTCCACCTCGAAGGTGACGATCACACCGTCGCCAGCGGTCGGCGTTCGGACGTGGATCAGCGAGGTGTCCGTCACCTCGAACCCACGACCGTCACCGACGCCAGTTAGCGCCGCCTTCTGCGTGTTCTCGTCCCCGACGTAGGCGTTTCCGCTGTTCGCCTCGCGGTACTCAACGAGCACCGTCACGCCGTGCGGAACGTCGATCGACGGGAGCGGCTCGGCGGTCGTGCTGTCCGTCGTGTACTCGATCTGCGAGAGGCCGCCGTAGTTCTCGCTCGCCTCGGCGATCCGCTGCTGCTGGTTCTCCGTTGCCGGGGAGACCTGTTCGCCCTGCTCGTTCTGCACCTTCCGAATCTGCTGAACCTCCGTGTTCGTGTCTAGTCCCATTATTCACCGCCTCCCGTCTTCTCGAAACCGATTGGCTGCACGGTGTACCGGCGCCGCGCGTCGCTCAGGTTCGTTACCTCGCAGGTGAGCGAGCTGCTGAACGAGTAGGCCGGGGCGAACGTGATCGCCTTGTCGTCGACGTCCGTCGGCGGGACGGCCGACTCGGGATAGATCAGCTCCGAGTCGTCGACGGTCGCCTTGTAGACGCTCTCGGGATGCTTCGAGATCGCGAGGATCGGCAGCACGAACCCTCCGCCCGTCCGCTGTTTCGCTTCGTAGGTGACCGTCGCTCGGTCACCTGGATCGAGCGTCACGGTCTCGGGCTGGTTGAGCGGCCGGTCGTCTGCGGCCGGGGCGGGGATGCTATCCATCGCTATCCTCCCCCAGTACCTCACTCCGGAGCCGCTCGATCTCCGTCTCGTCGAGGTTCTCGACCTCCGTGTTACAGGTCGACCCCATCAGGCACTCACCCCGTTGAGTGCGAGGTAGAGGAACCCAAGCGTCCCGATCGCGCCGATGATGTCCGTCAGTAGTCGCAGATCTTCGCGCGACCACGAGGACTGCTCAAGCCACGCCGCGATCGGCGACTCGATGTTCACCACCTCGGTGCTGGTCTCCAGCGCGGTCGTCTGGTTCGTCTCGCTCCCCATCGTCGTCACGGGGCCGTCGCTCATCGACGGGCTCTGCCACGGGTCGCCGTTGACTGTCGTCGAAAAATCGGACATGGTCGAACCCCGCTACTGGCCCATGTCGGCGCTCACGGCCGACTTGAGCCCCTTGATCTCGCCGTTGGCCTTCTGAGCGGGAGCCTGAAGGAGCACGTTCGTCGGCTCCGTCTCGTCCCCGTCCGGGTCGGTCCAACGGACCTGATACGGTGCCCTGATCCGAGCGGTCAGCTCCATGTCGCTGGCGACGAACCGCTCTAGGGGCGACTCGTCGAGCGTGAGATACTCCGCCTGCTCGGACTGGTTCGCCTGATGCACGAGTCCGAGGTTCGCCTCGTAGAGCTTCGCGCTCGCCGACTGCTTCGCGCTCGGCGTCTTCTTCCGGAGCTGGAACGTGGCCGCCTTCCCGCTGATGTAGTAGGCGTGAACGGTGACGGCCGAGCCCGGCCCGGAAACGGTGAACTCGTTGGCGTCGTGGTCGATCGACTGCGGCGACCCCTGATAAGTGCCGTCGAACCAGACCACCACGTCCTGCGTGTCCGGACACTCGACGAGGTCGTGCGTCACGGTGAACGTCTGATCGCTCCCGTCACCGGCCGTGGTGAACGACTCGTAGGCGGGAATCGCGACCCGGAACGGGTTGCTCCGGCCGGTCCGGAGCGCGAGCGCCGTGTCGGCCACGAGCGCCGCAATCTCCGAAAGTGACCCCTGCGAGTTGGTCGACGTCTCGAACTGCCGAGGCGAGAGCGTCGTGTTCCGACGACTCGCCTCCCGCAGCCGGTCCATCACGTCGGTCATCTACCGCGAACCCTCCTTCACCGCGGCGTTGTCGAAGTAGAACTCCGACTGCGACCAATCGACTTCCGCGGCCGATTCGATCGAGACGTAGAACGCGTCGATGTCCCGCACGTCGTGGAACGGCGCCGCGCCGTCGTTGGAGGCCGCTTCGGGGTACTCCAGCACGACCTTCGCGTTGTCGATGTTGTCCACGTCGCGCTGGGTGGTGAGGTCGTTCTGGTTCCAGAACGAGATCTGTTCGATCTGCTCGCTCACCTTGTGCGTGTCGTCGTCGCCGGCCCGGCGGATCTCGAACTTCATTCGCGTGTTCGTCGGGAGCGGGTCTCCGTTCGAGTCGACGAGCTTCATGTAGATCGGGATCCCGATCTCGGTGCCGCGATCGACCTGATTCAGGAGCCGGATGAAGGTGCCGCGGTCCGGGTCGATTTCGAGGATCGGCGTCGCCCGCTCGATGCCGGACGCGTTGGTGTGCTGCACGACCTCGTCGGCGGAGTCACCGTTCGACAGGTAGACGTCCACCATCAGGCGAACACCTCCGTGAGGGAGTCACGAACACCGAAGCGCTCCATCAGCGCGAGCAGGATCGCGACCCCGCCGCCGACCTGCATGTGTCGCTTGGTCCGCCCGTCGATCATCGGGGCATACTCGGCCCCGGCGATGACGGCGACCCCACCGAGTTCGGCGGGGGTGTTGAAGCCGCCGACCGTGTGGCCGTCGGCGAGGTACCCGAGCG is drawn from Halorubrum sp. CBA1229 and contains these coding sequences:
- a CDS encoding tyrosine-type recombinase/integrase, which produces MNNDLIPMEPEDGADRFLAHRAPRWRDATYDNAVHRMGVWLDWCEEAGIDDLNDLTGRDLSDFVAWRRDQIAPITLQKQLSTIRVFLRWAANTDAVREGLAEKLQAPELPDGAEASDTVIEPDRVKRILAYLDRHDYASRDHALAALLWRTGMRRGSLHSLDVGDLRPEEDAIDIRHRPDEGTKLKNGNDGERMVYLGPTWYQIVADYVTDRRIDKTDEHGREPLLTTRNGRIHKTTITDNCYRLTRTCEMTGECPIDRDIEECQGTRHPGYCDVKRGPHAWRRSAISEHLRLGTDPDAVSERMNVSLKVLYRHYDVRTNREKMSVRKDEIPSQS
- a CDS encoding guanine nucleotide-binding protein subunit gamma, producing MAQANQGGQQRTRINVQLSDRRKMEVNQIAFELSRPGDPVTPSEVVREALDLYVEQFANDPSECDPRNRGAIGGESFVEIEVDEGAA